The nucleotide window TCCTCACTTTGGCTCCGACGGCGGCTACACCGAGCCCATCCCCGACGCCGGCACCGGCACCGTCACCGACCCGGATGACAACCTCACGCCGAAGGCCAAGGGATGCTCCCAGGCGGGCGGAGGCCTCGCGGCGTTCGGGCTCCTGGCCACGCTCCGGCTCTGGCGACGCGGGCCGCGCACGAATCGTCCCTGAGGCATGTCCCACGTTCCCGGGCTCCGGTGTCTCATGGAGCAAATGCACGGATACACCTGGACATGGGGCGCGGTGGGGATGTTCCTCCTGGGGCTGGGGGCGCTCGCGCCGCGTTCCGCGGAGGCATGCGTCGCGCCCAACTGCATGGTGGATGTCCGCTTCCCGCTCCCCGAGGACGGCGGAGCGGTTCCCGCGAACGTCCCCGGGCTGGTGGTGGTGCCACCGCTCCTGGAGAACACGAACGTCTCCACCCTCCGGCTGCTCCAGTCGGATGGCACGCCGGTGCCTTTCACGCTGGCGAATGGCGGCCGTAGGACGCACGTCGTGGTCCCGAAGGCGCCGCTCGTGCCGGGCACGCAGTACCGCATCGAGGCGAAGGGCCTCTGCCAGTACCAGGAGACGCAGACGCAGTCCGCGACCTTCACCGCGGGCCCGGAGCTGCCCCTGCCCACGACCCTGGGCACGCTGAGCGTGGACACGCCGAGCCGGGGGGTGTTCCCCGTGTTCGGGGACTCGAACTGCGGAAGCCCGCAGGAAGGCGACGCCACCACGCTGCGCTTCACCCCATCACCGGAGCTGGTGCCGTTCCTGCCCTGGGTGCACTGGGCGGTGGAGGTGGACGGGCAGCCCTGGTCGTTCGCCAATCACCACGGGTTGACCTCGACGGGCGAGGACAACCCGGACAGCCACAAGTACGAATACAACCGGCAGCTGCTGTTCCTCTACACGGTCTGCACGTCGTACAACCCGCCGCCGCCCGGCCTGGGCCTCACGCCCGGAAGCCATCGGGCCACGCTGCGGGGAACGCTGGAGCACGCGGACATCACGCTGCCGCCGCTGAGCGTGGACTTCGAGCTCCGCTGCGCCACGCCCTGCATGTCCGGTGGCTGCGCCGACGGGGGCACCGACGTGGTCGAAGACCCCGAGGACGAGGAGCCCATCAAGAACCCCTCCAAGAGCGGCTGCACCCAGGCGGGAGGAGGCCTGACCGTGCTGGGCCTCCTCGCCACGCTGCGGCTCTGGCGCCGGAGGAAGTAGCACTCCAGGGGCAGGGCTCGAACCTGCGTCCAGCCGGATGAGCGCCGACTGCTCTACCCCTGGCGTACGAAGGCGGCATCCTGCCGGACCGGACCTACTTGGACGGTGTCTGGGTCGCGGGAGCTTCCCCGGTCACCCGCAGGGCGAGCGCGGCGAAGGTGGCGATGACCGACCAGTAGAGGAAGCGGAAGTCACAGCCGATGCTGATGACCAGGTAGCTCAGTCCGTAGCCCAGGCCCGACAGCGCGGTGAAGAACGCGAGCGGCCGGCGTCTCACATCGAAGAGCGAGAGAAGGGCCAGCACGGTGAGCGCCCCCAGCCAGGCCCAGCCCCGGAACAGCAGGGAGTTGCTCACGAGGTCCGCGCCCCTCCGCAGCCACTGGTGAAGCAAGCCCCGATCCGGCAGCTGGAACCCCCAGGGATTGGGATCGATGCGCGCCTGGAAGGGGAAGAACACCGGCCCGTCGAATGCGCCGATGAGGCGCCGGAAGGTCTCCCAGCGGTGGTGCGCGTACGCGACAGGCTGTGCTCGGACGACGCGGGTCCATTCACGCACCAGCACGTCTCGCCGGCCGGGAAGGCTTTCAAGGCGGACCGGCCGCGCATCCGGAGCGCCCGCCAGGAGGAACCCGACGTGGAAGGGCGAGTAGCTGCGCGCCAGCTCCGGGGCGGAGGTGTCCTGCTCCAGGGTGGAGCCCGGGAACAGCTCGGGGTGCGCGACGTAGATGCCCGCGAGGTCGAAGACGAAGAGCTGGCCCGCGGCCCAGGCCTTGCTGGCGCCCAGCGCGCGGTTGATCAGGGACGGCGTGAGGGCAAGTCCGGCCACGAGGACCGCGAGCACCAGGGCCCGCAGCGGCCAGCGCCACCTCGGGCGCGACAGCTGGAACATCACGGGAATGGCCAGGGGCAGGGCCGCGACGAGCGCGTTGTGACGGAACGCCGTGCCCGCCATCAGCAGCACCAGCGCCCAGAGCGGACGGCGGCACTTGAGCGCGGCCACCGCGCCGAGCAGCACCGCGGCGGCCATCACGTCCTTCCAGAGGGTGACCGCGAGCGCCCAGACGGTCGGAACGACCAGGAAGGTCCCAAGGATGAACAGGCCCCTGCGTCGCATGCGTCCATCAGGTGAACGCACCAGCAGCGCCATGCTCCCCGCCATCAGGAGGAGCTGGCCCACGAGGACCAGCCACGGAGAGCCCACCAGCCTCCCGCTGAGGCCCAGCAGCAACGAACCGAGAGGCGGATGGACGTCATCGAAGACGCCGCGGAGCCCCTGCGCGTACTGGTCGATGGTGTCGACCGACATCAGCCCCGGCTGGAAGGCCGCGTACAGCACGACCACCCAGAGCACTACACCGAGGCGAAGTACGTTGTCCCTCCACGCCGGCGTCGGTGGGACGGCGTCCCGCGATGAGACGTGAGCCGGTGATGAAGAGCGATCCGAGGGTTGGGACAAGAGCGTCGACCTGCCAGTGCTGGAGCGTCCCAGTACCATGAGCCCCGGGGAAAAGCGCGCCGATGGAGTCGGCACGCCTTTCCAGCCGGTCACGGGTGGCTCAGGGAGGCGTCGGCTCGGGAGCCGTGAAGTTCACCACGGTGCTGCCATCGCCCGCTGCGGCAAACCGGGTAGGCCTGGGTCCGTCCAGCGACCTCAATGTCTGCGCTGCAGTGTGCTCGGTGCTCCAGGCACTGCCATTGAAGAATGCAATCGTGTTCGCGGTCGTCACCGCATAGATGCCATTCTTGCTGAAGGCGAGCACGTCCAGGATATCCGGGACAGCCGTTCCACCGTTGGGAATCGGGAGCTGCGGCAGGGCATTCCAGCCTGCTCCGCTGGTCCACTCGTAGACCCGCCCATTGTCGCCCGCTGCGTATGCGTAATGAGCGTTCAGGACATGCACCCCTCGCATGAAGGATGTAGCCGAAGCCCCCAGCGACTCAGCCGTCCATGTGGCTCCTGTCGAGTTGGCACGATAGGCCTGGGCCTTGAGGTCCCCGTTCGCATTGCCTACCGCCAGGAGCGAATCCACCGACTTCAAGCCTCCAATCGCACGGAGGTTCGCGGGGACCTGCGCGATCTCAACCAGATCGCCTGGGTTGTTGTAGGGCGGAGCCCAGCGATAGATCTTTCCGTTGCTCGCGACCGCGAAGACCGTGGCACCGACCGCGGCGTCATCAATCCCAAAGACGCCATTGAAGTCCGTTTCGTTCTTGTCGGTCGACACCTGAGGCGTGAAACACTTTTCATTGGCTTCGACAAGCTTCCGAGTCGACAGCCACCCGTCCTCTCCGACAACGAAGACACGACTATCCTGGGCGACCCAGGCCGCATTCCAGGACTTTCGACAAGAACCATCCGTGAACTCCTTGAGGCCAGGGCTCGCACTGTCCAGATGAGCGAGCTTGTTCGGGCCCGCGATCCATCCCTTCTGCCCCTGGTCGTAAAGGGCAATGGCCTTCAGCGTATCCGTAGGTCCGAGAACCCCTGCGTCGGTCACCCAATCGGGGAGAGTGCACCCCTCGTCCACGCCGCCGACGCAGTTGTTGTCCAGCCGGTCGCAGGCCTCCGCCAGCCCATTCCGGACGTAGGTTGAGCTCTCGTCGCAGTCCTCGGACTGGGGAACACCGCCATCCACGGGCGACTCACAGCCCAGCCCCGCGTCCTGGCCCTTGAACCCGTCGCCGTCGCCGTCCACGAACCAGACCACCGGATTCACCCCGTCAAGTCGCTTACATGCCGACTGGCTCAGGTTGGCACACGCAAGCTTGCCATCGCACTTGAGCTCATCCTTGCACTCATTGCCGACGCCGAAGTCCTCGTCGTCCATGCCATTGCAGTTGTCATCCTTGCCATCGCAGCGGAACTCCGCCCGATCCGGTCGGACCTGCACGTCGTCTTCGTTGCAGTCACCACCTCTATCCGAGGCCCCAGCAGGCCGGGAGCAGGCTTTCACCTCGGTGCTTCCGTAGCCGTCCCCGTCCACGTCCGTGTACCAGGTCAGCTTGTCGATCGCGTCCGACTC belongs to Corallococcus exiguus and includes:
- a CDS encoding putative metal-binding motif-containing protein, translated to MRLILMAVLCASVLAGCKKDDSKAGALNVTLAYSGFARGCVTVTATDVDNAANTNSLNVAIPGNTPGSVSVAVYRKKDWGRVLSVTTQLHEVDCSTPALGDPQEKKAQVPVEGTLDVAFLVRANDADGDGYFSSDDAEGVVSGTDCEDGDIAVNPSATEVCNGKDDNCTLGESDAIDKLTWYTDVDGDGYGSTEVKACSRPAGASDRGGDCNEDDVQVRPDRAEFRCDGKDDNCNGMDDEDFGVGNECKDELKCDGKLACANLSQSACKRLDGVNPVVWFVDGDGDGFKGQDAGLGCESPVDGGVPQSEDCDESSTYVRNGLAEACDRLDNNCVGGVDEGCTLPDWVTDAGVLGPTDTLKAIALYDQGQKGWIAGPNKLAHLDSASPGLKEFTDGSCRKSWNAAWVAQDSRVFVVGEDGWLSTRKLVEANEKCFTPQVSTDKNETDFNGVFGIDDAAVGATVFAVASNGKIYRWAPPYNNPGDLVEIAQVPANLRAIGGLKSVDSLLAVGNANGDLKAQAYRANSTGATWTAESLGASATSFMRGVHVLNAHYAYAAGDNGRVYEWTSGAGWNALPQLPIPNGGTAVPDILDVLAFSKNGIYAVTTANTIAFFNGSAWSTEHTAAQTLRSLDGPRPTRFAAAGDGSTVVNFTAPEPTPP